One Nostocoides sp. HKS02 genomic window carries:
- a CDS encoding SufS family cysteine desulfurase — protein sequence MTTFSDQELAGIRSGFPILSRTVRDGKPLVYLDSGATSQRYAGALDAERAFSEQVNSAVHRGAHQLSEEATDAYEGARARAARFVGGLDDEVVFTKNATESLNLVAYAFSNSVAGQAKDPRLDLREGDEILITEMEHHANLVPWQELARRTGATLRWIPVTDEGRLDLSTLDELLTERTKVFAFTHVSNVLGTINPVRELTAAARAVGALTVLDACQSAPHLALDVADLGIDFAAFSGHKMFGPTGVGVLWGRSELLHAMPPFITGGSMIETVRMEATTYAAPPQRFEAGSPNSAQAVGLGAAIDYLGELGMERIAAHEHALTERLLAGLAERPWVRVVGPADAVDRVGAVAFDVQGVHAHDVGQVLDDQGVAVRVGHHCAWPLHRRMGVTATTRATLAAYTTPAEIDVMLEALDRVPAVFGVAS from the coding sequence ATGACCACGTTCAGCGATCAGGAGCTGGCCGGCATCCGGTCCGGCTTCCCGATCCTGTCCCGCACCGTGCGCGACGGCAAGCCGCTGGTCTACCTCGACTCCGGGGCCACCTCGCAGCGGTATGCCGGCGCCCTCGACGCCGAGCGCGCCTTCAGTGAGCAGGTCAACTCCGCCGTGCACCGCGGCGCCCACCAGCTCAGCGAAGAGGCGACCGACGCCTACGAGGGCGCCAGGGCACGGGCGGCGCGCTTCGTCGGGGGCCTCGACGACGAGGTGGTGTTCACCAAGAACGCCACCGAGTCGCTCAACCTCGTCGCGTACGCGTTCTCCAACTCGGTCGCAGGACAGGCCAAGGACCCCCGGCTCGACCTGCGCGAGGGTGACGAGATCCTCATCACCGAGATGGAGCACCACGCCAACCTCGTCCCGTGGCAGGAGCTCGCCCGCCGCACCGGGGCCACCCTCCGGTGGATCCCCGTCACCGACGAGGGGCGCCTCGACCTCTCCACCCTCGACGAGCTGCTGACCGAGCGCACCAAGGTCTTCGCGTTCACGCACGTCTCCAACGTGCTGGGCACCATCAACCCGGTCCGCGAACTGACTGCCGCCGCGCGCGCGGTCGGTGCCCTGACCGTGCTCGACGCCTGCCAGTCCGCGCCCCACCTCGCGCTCGACGTGGCCGACCTGGGCATCGACTTCGCGGCCTTCTCGGGACACAAGATGTTCGGCCCCACCGGTGTCGGCGTCCTCTGGGGGCGCAGCGAGCTGCTCCACGCGATGCCCCCGTTCATCACCGGCGGCTCGATGATCGAGACCGTGCGCATGGAGGCGACGACGTATGCCGCGCCGCCCCAGCGGTTCGAGGCCGGCTCGCCCAACTCCGCCCAGGCCGTCGGTCTCGGCGCGGCGATCGACTACCTCGGCGAGCTCGGGATGGAGCGCATCGCGGCCCACGAGCACGCGCTCACCGAGCGCCTGCTCGCCGGCTTGGCCGAGCGCCCCTGGGTGCGGGTCGTGGGTCCGGCCGACGCGGTCGACCGGGTCGGCGCGGTCGCCTTCGACGTGCAGGGTGTCCATGCCCACGACGTCGGGCAGGTGCTCGACGACCAGGGCGTCGCGGTCCGGGTGGGCCACCACTGCGCGTGGCCGCTGCACCGCCGGATGGGGGTCACGGCCACGACGCGCGCGACGCTCGCGGCATACACGACACCGGCCGAGATCGACGTGATGCTCGAGGCGCTCGACCGGGTGCCTGCGGTATTCGGGGTGGCGAGCTGA
- a CDS encoding heme A synthase — MTAAPARPLAAPPAARGSVWLPRVLLTNLVVEVLIVVTGGLVRLTGSGLGCPTWPQCVPGSYVPVPHQAEGWHRYVEFGNRTLTSVVSIAALATVYAVWRWAGRRRDLMVPAWVVLGGVATQAVLGGITVRTGLNPVTVAAHFLVSMCLVAASAYLVFRSPEPRGPRPLVVPPLVERLGWAACAVAAVVLALGTVVTGSGPHSGDAHEPARFAVDPRSVSWLHADSVMVFLGLALAVWLAARLTAATTAPVRAWSGVLAVTVAQGVVGYTQYFTGLPWGVVLMHMLLACLLVVALTRGMVRLRGTAGAAA; from the coding sequence GTGACCGCAGCACCCGCCAGGCCCCTTGCCGCTCCCCCAGCCGCCCGCGGATCGGTCTGGCTCCCCCGCGTCCTCCTGACGAACCTCGTCGTGGAGGTACTCATCGTCGTGACCGGGGGCCTCGTCCGGCTCACTGGCAGCGGGCTCGGGTGCCCGACCTGGCCCCAGTGCGTTCCCGGCTCCTACGTCCCCGTGCCGCACCAGGCCGAGGGCTGGCACCGTTACGTCGAGTTCGGCAACCGCACGCTCACCAGCGTCGTGAGCATCGCCGCCCTGGCCACCGTGTATGCCGTGTGGCGCTGGGCCGGCCGCCGTCGTGACCTCATGGTGCCGGCCTGGGTCGTCCTCGGGGGGGTGGCGACGCAGGCCGTCCTCGGCGGGATCACGGTCCGGACCGGGCTGAACCCGGTCACCGTTGCGGCGCACTTCCTCGTGTCGATGTGCCTCGTCGCCGCCTCGGCATACCTCGTCTTCCGGTCGCCCGAACCACGTGGTCCGCGCCCCCTCGTCGTGCCGCCCCTGGTCGAGCGGCTGGGCTGGGCCGCGTGCGCGGTGGCGGCCGTGGTGTTGGCGCTCGGCACCGTCGTGACCGGCTCGGGCCCCCACTCCGGCGATGCCCACGAGCCGGCCCGGTTCGCCGTCGACCCGCGCAGCGTGTCGTGGCTGCACGCCGACTCGGTGATGGTGTTCCTCGGGCTGGCGCTGGCAGTGTGGCTCGCGGCGCGACTGACCGCCGCCACGACCGCGCCCGTCCGCGCCTGGAGCGGCGTCCTCGCGGTGACCGTGGCTCAGGGCGTCGTGGGGTACACCCAGTACTTCACCGGCCTGCCCTGGGGCGTCGTCCTCATGCACATGCTGTTGGCCTGCCTGCTCGTCGTGGCACTCACCCGCGGCATGGTCCGGCTGCGCGGAACGGCTGGCGCGGCCGCCTGA
- the sufU gene encoding Fe-S cluster assembly sulfur transfer protein SufU, whose amino-acid sequence MDLYQELILEHSKRPHHAGLREPFGAQVHHVNPTCGDEVTLRVAVEGSGPDAVVTDVSYDALGCSISMASTSVLTDEVIGHTVAEALATHEAMRTMLTSKGQLAGDEDEIGDGVAFAGVSKYPARVKCALLGWMAFTDALNQAMNQPMGQQDLDTRQMKEAGR is encoded by the coding sequence ATGGACCTCTACCAGGAGCTCATCCTCGAGCACTCCAAGCGCCCCCACCACGCCGGGCTGCGCGAGCCCTTCGGTGCGCAGGTGCACCACGTCAACCCCACCTGCGGCGACGAGGTGACGCTGCGGGTCGCCGTCGAGGGCAGCGGGCCGGACGCCGTCGTCACCGACGTGTCCTACGACGCGCTCGGCTGCTCGATCTCGATGGCGTCGACCAGCGTGCTGACCGACGAGGTGATCGGTCACACCGTCGCCGAGGCCCTCGCGACCCACGAGGCGATGCGCACCATGCTCACCTCCAAGGGTCAGCTCGCCGGCGACGAGGACGAGATCGGCGACGGCGTGGCGTTCGCCGGTGTCTCGAAGTACCCCGCCCGCGTGAAATGTGCTCTCCTGGGATGGATGGCGTTCACCGACGCGTTGAACCAGGCGATGAACCAACCGATGGGCCAGCAGGACCTCGACACCCGTCAGATGAAGGAAGCAGGACGATGA
- a CDS encoding acVLRF1 family peptidyl-tRNA hydrolase, with product MTTRVVEVAPDRLDGWLKRFAAANAEPEAPQRIVAREAFAHDPLAVLLIRRGGYAVGLARGPAFTDSKVGTRHVQSRTAAGGWSQQRFARRRGNQADELVRAVAEHALRILPRGIPAALVVGGDKALVRAVLDDPRLAHLDRLPRRELYDLPDPRRAVLEEALKRGRAVRITIEET from the coding sequence GTGACGACCCGTGTCGTCGAGGTCGCGCCCGACCGGCTCGACGGGTGGCTGAAGCGGTTCGCCGCCGCCAACGCCGAGCCGGAGGCGCCCCAGCGCATCGTCGCGCGCGAGGCGTTCGCCCACGATCCGCTCGCGGTGCTGCTCATCCGCCGCGGCGGGTATGCCGTGGGGCTGGCCCGCGGGCCGGCGTTCACCGACTCCAAGGTCGGCACCCGCCACGTCCAGTCCCGCACGGCAGCCGGTGGCTGGTCCCAGCAGCGGTTCGCCCGACGCCGGGGCAACCAGGCCGACGAGCTCGTCCGCGCCGTCGCCGAGCACGCGCTGCGGATCCTGCCGCGCGGCATACCGGCGGCTCTGGTGGTGGGCGGGGACAAGGCGCTCGTGCGCGCGGTCCTCGACGACCCACGGCTGGCCCACCTCGACCGACTGCCGCGGCGTGAGCTCTACGACCTGCCCGACCCGCGTCGGGCGGTGCTCGAGGAAGCCCTCAAGCGGGGCCGGGCAGTGCGCATCACGATCGAGGAGACCTGA
- a CDS encoding ABC transporter permease, with protein sequence MSAARAEAAYPGTPGTPGTPGIPGTPGTTPASPWRRVLAQARFEAGTLLRNGEQLLVAVVLPAAVLVGLVHTHAISLGSGRRVDLAVPGVLALCVISSAFTGQAISTGFDRRYGVLRLLGVTPLGRTGLLLAKAVAVLAVVALQFAVIGALGAALGWDPALRGIPAALVSTLLGTWAFVALALLLGGTLRAEGVLALANLIWVALLGLGGVVVSGTELPRSLAPFVELLPSGALGDGLRGALVSGQARLGDWLVLAAWALVATLLARRFFRWAD encoded by the coding sequence ATGAGCGCGGCGCGCGCCGAGGCGGCGTACCCCGGCACCCCTGGCACCCCTGGCACCCCCGGCATCCCCGGCACGCCCGGGACGACGCCGGCGAGCCCGTGGCGGCGCGTCCTGGCCCAAGCGAGGTTCGAGGCCGGCACGCTGCTGCGCAACGGCGAGCAGCTGCTCGTGGCTGTCGTCCTGCCCGCCGCGGTCCTGGTCGGACTCGTGCACACGCACGCGATCTCCCTCGGCTCGGGTCGACGGGTCGACCTCGCGGTGCCCGGTGTGCTCGCCCTGTGCGTCATCTCCTCCGCGTTCACGGGGCAGGCCATCTCGACCGGGTTCGACCGCCGCTACGGCGTGCTGCGCCTTCTCGGCGTGACCCCGCTGGGCCGCACCGGCCTGCTGCTGGCCAAGGCGGTGGCGGTGCTGGCGGTGGTGGCCCTGCAGTTCGCCGTGATCGGCGCGCTCGGCGCGGCGCTCGGGTGGGACCCCGCCCTGCGCGGCATCCCCGCGGCCCTGGTCTCCACGCTGCTCGGCACGTGGGCGTTCGTCGCCCTGGCGCTGCTGCTCGGCGGCACCCTCCGGGCTGAGGGCGTCCTCGCCCTCGCGAACCTCATCTGGGTCGCGCTGCTCGGGCTCGGCGGGGTCGTCGTCTCGGGCACGGAGCTCCCGCGCAGCCTGGCTCCGTTCGTCGAGCTGCTCCCGTCGGGCGCCCTCGGTGACGGTCTGCGTGGCGCCCTGGTCTCCGGGCAGGCCCGGCTCGGAGACTGGCTCGTCCTGGCAGCGTGGGCGCTCGTCGCGACCCTGCTCGCGCGCCGGTTCTTCCGTTGGGCCGACTGA
- a CDS encoding VOC family protein, whose protein sequence is MSYVRRFDHIGITVADLDAVTAFFVALGLEVEGRAFVEGEFIDTVCGIPDSRTEIVMLKSPDEGARLELARFVRPDSVPGSPAAMANELGLRNVSFEVDDLRAAVDWAASEGYGLVGGIGEYEDAWRMAYVRGPEGIIVSLAERIG, encoded by the coding sequence ATGTCCTATGTACGACGCTTCGACCACATCGGCATCACGGTCGCCGACCTCGACGCGGTGACAGCCTTCTTCGTGGCGCTCGGCCTGGAGGTCGAGGGCAGGGCGTTCGTCGAGGGCGAGTTCATCGACACGGTCTGCGGCATTCCCGACTCCCGCACCGAGATCGTCATGCTGAAGTCCCCTGACGAGGGCGCCCGCCTGGAGCTCGCGCGGTTCGTGCGGCCGGATTCTGTACCCGGCTCGCCTGCCGCCATGGCCAACGAGCTGGGACTGCGCAACGTCTCCTTCGAGGTCGACGACCTGCGGGCGGCCGTCGACTGGGCGGCGAGCGAGGGCTACGGACTGGTCGGGGGCATCGGCGAGTACGAGGATGCGTGGCGGATGGCCTACGTCCGGGGCCCGGAAGGGATCATCGTCTCGCTCGCCGAACGCATCGGCTGA
- a CDS encoding ABC transporter ATP-binding protein has translation MPPAVVVTGLEKRYGGHLAVDGARWSATAGAVTAMLGPNGAGKTTMIECCEGLRRPDAGEVRVLGRDPWRAGPDHRARVGVMLQDGGLPNSARPLRLLHHLASLYAAPAPVDDLAERLGIVEFAGTPVRRLSGGQRQRVALAAALVGRPEVVFLDEPSAGLDPHARLDVWDLVRATATAGTAVVVTTHSFEEAERLADHIVVVASARVVADGTLAEVTAGVGLEERYFALTRRSVA, from the coding sequence GTGCCACCTGCTGTCGTCGTCACCGGGCTCGAGAAGCGCTATGGCGGCCACCTCGCCGTCGACGGCGCCCGGTGGAGCGCCACTGCCGGAGCCGTGACCGCGATGCTCGGCCCCAACGGCGCCGGTAAGACGACCATGATCGAGTGCTGCGAGGGGCTGCGGCGCCCGGATGCCGGCGAGGTCCGCGTGCTGGGCCGCGACCCCTGGCGAGCCGGGCCCGACCACCGGGCCCGCGTCGGGGTGATGCTCCAGGACGGCGGCCTGCCCAACTCGGCCCGCCCGCTGCGGCTCCTGCACCACCTCGCCTCGCTGTATGCCGCGCCCGCACCGGTCGACGACCTCGCCGAGCGGCTCGGCATCGTGGAGTTCGCCGGCACCCCCGTACGCCGACTGTCCGGTGGCCAGCGACAGCGCGTCGCGCTGGCCGCGGCCCTGGTCGGCCGACCCGAGGTGGTGTTCCTCGACGAACCCAGCGCCGGGCTCGACCCCCATGCGCGGCTCGACGTCTGGGACCTTGTGCGCGCGACCGCGACCGCCGGCACCGCCGTCGTCGTGACGACGCACTCGTTCGAGGAAGCCGAGCGGCTGGCCGACCACATCGTCGTCGTCGCCTCGGCCAGGGTCGTCGCCGACGGCACGCTGGCCGAGGTCACCGCAGGCGTCGGGCTCGAGGAACGCTACTTCGCCCTCACCCGCAGGTCCGTCGCATGA
- the sufC gene encoding Fe-S cluster assembly ATPase SufC has product MATLEIRGLTVTVAVEDGVKEILRGVDLTVKSGETHAIMGPNGSGKSTLAYSIAGHPKYTVTGGSVTLDGEDVLAMSVDERARAGLFLAMQYPVEVPGVTVSNFLRTAKTAIDGEAPKLRTWVKDVKEAMSNLRMDAAFAERNVNEGFSGGEKKRHEILQMELLHPKVAILDETDSGLDVDALRIVSEGVNRVKETSDVGVLLITHYTRILRYIKPDFVHVFVDGRIVEEGGPELADRLESEGYDRFVGATA; this is encoded by the coding sequence ATGGCAACACTTGAGATTCGTGGCCTGACCGTCACCGTCGCTGTCGAGGACGGTGTCAAGGAGATCCTCCGCGGCGTCGACCTCACCGTGAAGTCGGGCGAGACCCACGCGATCATGGGCCCCAACGGCTCGGGCAAGTCCACGCTGGCCTACTCGATCGCTGGTCACCCCAAGTACACCGTCACCGGCGGCAGCGTGACCCTCGACGGCGAGGACGTCCTCGCCATGAGCGTCGACGAGCGCGCCCGCGCCGGCCTCTTCCTGGCGATGCAGTACCCCGTCGAGGTCCCCGGCGTGACGGTCAGCAACTTCCTGCGCACCGCCAAGACGGCCATCGACGGCGAGGCCCCCAAGTTGCGCACCTGGGTCAAGGACGTCAAGGAGGCCATGAGCAACCTGCGCATGGACGCGGCATTCGCCGAGCGCAACGTCAACGAGGGCTTCTCCGGTGGCGAGAAGAAGCGCCACGAGATCCTCCAGATGGAGCTGCTCCACCCCAAGGTGGCCATCCTCGACGAGACCGACTCCGGCCTCGACGTCGACGCGCTGCGGATCGTGTCCGAGGGTGTCAACCGCGTCAAGGAGACCTCCGACGTCGGCGTCCTGCTCATCACGCACTACACGCGCATCTTGCGCTACATCAAGCCTGACTTCGTGCACGTCTTCGTCGACGGCCGGATCGTCGAGGAGGGTGGCCCCGAGCTGGCCGACCGCCTCGAGTCCGAGGGCTACGACCGCTTCGTGGGTGCCACGGCCTGA
- a CDS encoding metal-sulfur cluster assembly factor: MSEVTTRPNVADVEEAMRDVVDPELGINVVDLGLVYGITVDAQNHAVLDMTLTSAACPLTDVIEDQTAQALEGLVASYRVNWVWMPPWGPDKITDDGREQLRALGFNL, encoded by the coding sequence ATGAGCGAAGTGACCACCCGGCCGAACGTCGCGGACGTCGAAGAGGCCATGCGCGACGTCGTCGACCCCGAGCTCGGCATCAACGTCGTCGACCTCGGCCTCGTCTACGGCATCACCGTCGACGCCCAGAACCACGCCGTCCTCGACATGACGCTGACCTCGGCCGCGTGCCCGCTGACCGACGTCATCGAGGACCAGACGGCCCAGGCGCTCGAGGGCCTGGTCGCGTCCTACCGCGTCAACTGGGTCTGGATGCCGCCATGGGGCCCCGACAAGATCACCGACGACGGCCGCGAGCAGCTGCGCGCCCTCGGCTTCAACCTCTGA
- a CDS encoding LuxR C-terminal-related transcriptional regulator, with protein sequence MVERAEGNAFFAEELVAASALGRTGVAEDLSRLLLVRFDQLGPAGQHVVRLAAAAGRHVSHVLLASVAGLGEGELDQGLRDAVEHHILVPTDSGGYAFRHALLAETIYDDLLPGERVRAHERYAAALTTDPALGSWADLARHASAAGDRELALNASVHAGDAALSVGGPQEAWQHYQLALSLMPDGHPDADRVYLRAAAAATAKGQALKGLELLQSRLARRDGSADVGGRAELLAALATTARLTESTLDTLAATKEGLSLLEASGDAHPQARARLLAAHVQALADRGRDEEAAAAADEAVAAANAAGLPGVADEVRVVAARVLERAGDPETSRVTLERIIAETTTAGDPAQVRAFHHLGSLHHRSGRLDRAVEVYLAGAEAGRVAGRRWAPYAFDCLLLAAVAAYEAGRWDDALAILAVDDDCPPQPAGAMLVGARLYVAAGRGEPGWQGTLAETRQWWEADGLVAVLAGSAAIDLHGSAGDLPAAVAAHDEVVAVLTDIWQPHFEAQLRIGALLLGQLGSHIQRTPTTEHRELLARGRAAVDAGEQAWELAAPRGAGGLESSAWLARLRAEGLRLQWLGGDPVESDTLVAAWQEAVDRFDAYGYRYESARSRARLGAAQQARGDAGASATLQAALEVARELGAEPLRAEIRATGGARPQPGPAHRLGEALTPREQEILGLVALGRSNRQIGTQLFISAKTASVHVSNILAKLGVAGRGEAVAVARERGILS encoded by the coding sequence GTGGTCGAGCGCGCCGAGGGCAACGCCTTCTTCGCCGAGGAGCTCGTGGCCGCGAGCGCCCTCGGGCGCACCGGGGTCGCCGAGGACCTCTCGCGGCTCCTCCTCGTGCGGTTCGACCAGCTGGGGCCGGCCGGCCAGCACGTCGTGCGCCTCGCGGCTGCGGCCGGCCGGCACGTGTCGCACGTGCTGCTCGCGAGCGTGGCCGGCCTGGGCGAGGGTGAGCTCGACCAGGGCCTGCGCGACGCGGTCGAGCACCACATCCTGGTCCCCACCGACTCGGGGGGCTACGCCTTCCGGCACGCGCTCCTCGCCGAGACCATCTACGACGACCTGCTGCCGGGTGAGCGCGTCCGCGCCCACGAGCGGTATGCCGCGGCCCTCACCACCGACCCCGCCCTCGGCAGCTGGGCCGACCTCGCCCGCCACGCGTCGGCGGCGGGCGACCGCGAGCTCGCGCTGAACGCGAGCGTCCACGCCGGTGACGCCGCGCTCTCGGTGGGCGGCCCGCAGGAGGCCTGGCAGCACTACCAGCTGGCCCTGTCGCTCATGCCCGACGGGCACCCCGACGCCGACCGGGTCTACCTGCGCGCCGCGGCCGCAGCCACCGCCAAGGGACAGGCCCTCAAGGGGCTCGAGCTCCTCCAGAGCCGACTCGCCCGGCGTGACGGCTCAGCCGACGTGGGTGGGCGAGCCGAGCTCCTGGCCGCGCTCGCCACCACGGCACGGCTCACCGAGAGCACCCTCGACACGCTCGCCGCGACGAAGGAGGGCCTGTCCCTGCTCGAGGCCAGTGGTGACGCCCATCCGCAGGCGCGGGCCCGGCTGCTGGCCGCCCACGTCCAGGCGCTCGCCGACCGCGGCCGAGACGAGGAGGCCGCCGCTGCGGCCGACGAGGCGGTCGCCGCAGCCAACGCGGCCGGCCTGCCCGGCGTCGCCGACGAAGTGCGCGTGGTCGCGGCCCGGGTCCTCGAGCGCGCGGGCGATCCCGAGACGAGCCGGGTCACCCTCGAGCGCATCATCGCCGAGACCACTACCGCCGGGGATCCGGCGCAGGTGCGGGCGTTCCACCACCTGGGTTCGCTGCACCACCGCTCGGGTCGCCTTGACCGGGCCGTCGAGGTCTACCTCGCCGGCGCCGAGGCGGGGCGGGTCGCCGGTCGCCGGTGGGCGCCGTACGCGTTCGACTGCCTGCTGCTCGCCGCGGTCGCCGCATACGAAGCCGGGCGCTGGGACGACGCCCTCGCGATCCTTGCTGTCGACGACGACTGCCCGCCGCAACCAGCCGGGGCGATGCTCGTGGGGGCGCGGCTCTACGTCGCGGCGGGCCGCGGGGAACCCGGGTGGCAGGGCACGCTCGCCGAGACCCGCCAGTGGTGGGAGGCCGACGGCCTTGTGGCGGTGCTCGCGGGCAGCGCGGCGATCGACCTGCACGGGTCGGCCGGCGACCTGCCCGCTGCCGTCGCGGCCCACGACGAGGTCGTGGCCGTGCTCACCGACATCTGGCAGCCCCACTTCGAGGCCCAGCTCCGCATCGGCGCGCTGCTTCTGGGCCAGCTGGGCTCGCACATCCAACGCACGCCCACGACCGAGCACCGCGAGCTGCTGGCCCGCGGTCGCGCGGCGGTCGATGCGGGGGAGCAGGCCTGGGAGCTCGCCGCCCCGCGCGGTGCTGGCGGGCTCGAGTCGAGCGCCTGGCTGGCCCGGTTGCGGGCCGAGGGGCTCCGGCTGCAGTGGCTCGGCGGCGACCCCGTCGAGTCCGACACCCTCGTGGCAGCCTGGCAGGAGGCCGTCGACCGCTTCGACGCCTATGGCTATCGCTACGAGTCGGCCCGGTCGCGGGCCCGGCTGGGTGCAGCGCAACAGGCCCGCGGTGACGCCGGCGCCTCGGCAACCCTGCAGGCCGCGCTCGAGGTGGCTCGCGAGCTCGGCGCGGAGCCGCTGCGTGCCGAGATCAGGGCGACCGGTGGTGCTCGTCCCCAGCCGGGGCCAGCGCACCGTCTCGGTGAGGCACTGACGCCGCGCGAGCAGGAGATCCTCGGGCTCGTGGCGCTCGGGCGCAGCAACCGCCAGATCGGCACCCAGCTGTTCATCAGCGCCAAGACCGCCAGCGTCCACGTCTCCAACATCCTGGCCAAGCTGGGGGTGGCCGGTCGTGGCGAGGCGGTGGCGGTCGCCCGCGAGCGGGGCATCCTGTCGTGA
- a CDS encoding ATP-binding protein, whose amino-acid sequence MGLEGVPQGLLVGRDTEAARLADLLGLDDESASGLVLLSGDAGIGKTRLLAETASRARRAGWTVLIGHCLGEAGRVLPYLPFSEMLGRLETQDPAVIERILTMHPHLAGLFPSRRRPTDLRDQSPLDTVDRADLVEASHAAFEDLAQQGPLLLVVEDVHWADDSSRDLLTLLFTRGFAGRVSIVASYRSDDLHRRHPLRATLAHWSRLGALHRVELAPSATMPSASSSSASNPGA is encoded by the coding sequence GTGGGTCTCGAGGGTGTGCCGCAGGGGTTGCTCGTCGGCCGCGACACCGAGGCGGCGCGGCTTGCCGACCTGCTCGGCCTCGACGACGAGTCCGCCTCCGGGCTGGTGCTGCTGTCCGGTGACGCCGGCATCGGCAAGACCCGCCTCCTGGCCGAGACGGCCTCGCGGGCCAGGCGCGCGGGCTGGACGGTCCTCATCGGCCACTGCCTGGGTGAGGCCGGGCGGGTGCTGCCCTACCTGCCGTTCAGCGAGATGCTCGGCCGGCTCGAGACGCAGGACCCCGCGGTCATCGAGCGCATCCTCACCATGCACCCCCACCTGGCGGGCTTGTTCCCGAGCCGGCGCCGTCCCACCGACCTCCGCGACCAGAGCCCGCTCGACACGGTCGACCGCGCCGACCTCGTCGAGGCCTCGCACGCGGCCTTCGAGGACCTCGCCCAGCAAGGCCCCCTGCTGCTCGTCGTCGAGGACGTCCACTGGGCCGACGACTCCTCCCGCGACCTGCTCACCCTTCTGTTCACCCGTGGCTTCGCCGGCCGGGTGAGCATCGTGGCGTCCTACCGCAGCGACGACCTGCACCGCCGTCACCCGCTGCGCGCGACGCTCGCGCACTGGTCGCGGCTCGGCGCCCTGCACCGCGTCGAGCTCGCCCCCTCAGCGACGATGCCGTCCGCGAGCTCGTCGTCGGCGTCCAACCCCGGCGCCTGA
- a CDS encoding non-heme iron oxygenase ferredoxin subunit, giving the protein MSAVPETVTDSDETEFVRVCRVDELPAVGVAAAEVNGTVMAIVHTQDGAIHAVDDTCSHANVSLSEGELDGCTLECWLHGSRFDVRTGAPSGPPATIPINVYPVKVEDDEVFVGTTPVNTP; this is encoded by the coding sequence GTGAGCGCGGTTCCCGAGACGGTGACCGACAGCGACGAGACCGAGTTCGTGCGCGTCTGTCGAGTCGACGAGCTACCTGCGGTCGGGGTGGCGGCGGCAGAGGTCAACGGCACGGTCATGGCCATCGTCCACACGCAGGACGGGGCCATCCACGCGGTCGACGACACGTGCAGCCACGCCAACGTGTCGCTCTCGGAGGGCGAGCTCGACGGCTGCACCCTCGAGTGCTGGCTGCACGGCTCACGCTTCGACGTCCGCACCGGTGCGCCCTCCGGCCCGCCCGCAACCATCCCCATCAACGTCTACCCGGTGAAGGTCGAGGACGACGAGGTTTTCGTCGGCACGACCCCCGTGAACACCCCCTGA
- a CDS encoding metalloregulator ArsR/SmtB family transcription factor, with the protein MPVASEAPHVLESRTRDRVLQAISEQGPITAVALGRDLGLTTPAVRRHLENLAESGLIIERETSHGIRGRGRPARAFVLSDAGHQALESDYDHLATQALRFLAAESGGDAVRRFAEARVGELEQRYAAELASAGTDTAARVDVLVTALSRDGFAASARPVGETSSSRSPLTGIQLCQGHCPVQHAAREFPAFCDAETDAFSRLLGVHVQRLATLAHGDHVCTTFVPTPSLNTPNVDTLNVPTPSKEGSTR; encoded by the coding sequence ATGCCGGTGGCGTCCGAAGCGCCCCACGTCCTCGAGTCGCGCACCCGCGACCGGGTCCTGCAGGCGATCAGCGAGCAGGGCCCGATCACGGCCGTGGCGCTGGGTCGTGACCTCGGCCTCACCACCCCCGCAGTCCGCCGTCACCTCGAGAACCTCGCCGAGTCCGGCCTGATCATCGAGCGTGAGACGAGCCACGGCATCCGCGGGCGCGGACGGCCGGCCCGAGCCTTCGTGCTCAGCGACGCCGGCCACCAGGCTCTCGAGTCCGACTACGACCACCTCGCCACCCAGGCGCTGCGCTTCCTCGCAGCCGAGTCCGGCGGCGATGCCGTGCGCCGGTTCGCCGAGGCCCGCGTGGGTGAGCTCGAGCAGCGGTATGCCGCCGAGCTGGCCTCCGCCGGCACCGACACCGCGGCGCGCGTCGACGTCCTCGTGACGGCGCTGAGCCGCGACGGGTTCGCCGCCTCGGCCCGCCCCGTCGGCGAGACGAGCTCCTCCCGCAGCCCGCTCACCGGCATACAGCTCTGTCAGGGGCACTGCCCGGTGCAGCACGCGGCACGGGAATTTCCTGCGTTCTGTGACGCTGAAACGGACGCGTTCTCGCGCCTGCTCGGCGTGCACGTCCAGCGGCTGGCCACGCTGGCGCACGGCGACCACGTCTGCACCACCTTCGTCCCCACCCCGAGTCTCAACACGCCGAACGTCGACACCCTGAACGTCCCCACCCCATCGAAGGAAGGGTCCACGCGATGA